A genomic window from Pseudogulbenkiania sp. MAI-1 includes:
- a CDS encoding pyrroline-5-carboxylate reductase, with the protein MSGSDATTIGFVGTGAITKAIVTGLVDHAGVRGEIWLSPRSAEIVTVLTTRYPNVRVAKDNQDVVDRSRRVFMAVRPQVAQEVLSELSFSEEHIVINLIAGYTCERLERDSAQRPGRVVRAVPFPSIANGNCKTLIFPDDEDVRQMFERVGGTVGLSSEAQLETMVAMGATMELFFRVLHTYADWAEKRGIDYASARTYLASQYAGLVDIAIASQIPFDVLSKQFTTKGGLNEQVTTTFENGGGFGLLQEALDQVERRLLASE; encoded by the coding sequence ATGAGTGGCAGCGATGCAACTACCATTGGTTTCGTAGGTACGGGGGCGATTACTAAGGCAATCGTAACCGGGCTTGTAGATCATGCCGGCGTGCGGGGAGAGATTTGGCTGTCCCCGAGGAGTGCTGAAATTGTGACGGTGCTCACAACGCGTTATCCGAATGTCCGTGTTGCAAAGGACAATCAGGATGTCGTCGACAGATCGAGACGTGTATTTATGGCCGTGCGCCCTCAGGTTGCTCAGGAAGTTCTGTCAGAACTCAGTTTCTCGGAAGAGCACATCGTGATCAATCTTATAGCTGGGTATACCTGCGAGCGATTGGAACGAGACTCGGCACAGCGCCCGGGCCGTGTTGTTCGTGCAGTCCCCTTTCCTTCGATCGCCAATGGAAACTGCAAGACGCTTATATTTCCAGATGACGAAGATGTACGTCAGATGTTCGAACGGGTCGGAGGGACCGTCGGACTGAGCAGCGAGGCGCAGTTGGAAACCATGGTTGCGATGGGAGCCACCATGGAATTGTTTTTTAGAGTACTTCATACGTATGCCGACTGGGCCGAGAAGCGTGGAATCGACTACGCGTCGGCACGTACCTACCTAGCTAGCCAATACGCAGGATTGGTTGACATTGCGATCGCCAGCCAGATCCCCTTCGACGTTCTTAGCAAACAGTTCACCACTAAGGGCGGCTTGAACGAGCAAGTGACTACTACGTTCGAAAATGGCGGTGGCTTCGGCTTGCTCCAGGAGGCGCTGGATCAAGTCGAGCGGAGGCTCCTAGCTAGTGAATGA
- a CDS encoding NADP-dependent glyceraldehyde-3-phosphate dehydrogenase, which yields MNTIEQLQALYPDENAVPADCQILAPLHQRTLLVNGQLKMWHGETRAVQSPVYTRQPNGELARVEIGSIPVTGKDEADEALAAAVAAYDNGRGAWPTMSVAERIGCVEEFTRQILAKRREIVNLIMWEIGKSLPDSEKEFDRTIVYIKDTIDALKKLDNDNSRFQIVDGTIGQIRRSPLGITLCLGPYNYPMNETFTTLIPALIMGNVVLLKPPKFGTLLYYPMLEAFRSAFPAGVINTVYGKGSELVPHLMSSGKINVLALIGSSRVADQLKKAHPKSNRLRAVLGLDAKNAAIILPDADLDLAVKECIAGSLSFNGQRCTAIKMILVHQSIAEAFLRRFSEAVNALNVGMPWEKGVMVTPLPDHEKCNYLTECVEDAKAKGAKVINEGGGTVAETLFHPAVVFPVKEGMKLYREEQFGPVIPVAPFEDIEEALDYVISSDYGQQVSLFGTDPHQIAALVDPLVNQVCRVNINCQCQRGPDVFPFAGRKDSAEGTLSVHDALRAFSIRSMVAAKQTEASKKLLDAIVLSNESNFINTRFIL from the coding sequence GTGAACACCATCGAACAACTGCAAGCCCTGTATCCCGACGAAAACGCCGTACCGGCCGACTGCCAGATCCTCGCCCCGCTGCACCAGCGCACCCTGCTGGTGAACGGCCAGCTCAAGATGTGGCACGGCGAGACGCGTGCCGTGCAGTCGCCGGTCTACACCCGCCAGCCCAACGGCGAACTGGCCCGCGTCGAGATCGGCAGCATCCCAGTCACCGGCAAGGACGAGGCCGACGAAGCGCTGGCCGCCGCGGTGGCCGCCTACGACAACGGCCGTGGCGCCTGGCCGACGATGTCGGTAGCCGAGCGCATCGGCTGCGTCGAAGAATTCACCCGCCAGATCCTCGCCAAGCGCCGCGAGATCGTGAACCTGATCATGTGGGAGATCGGCAAGAGCCTGCCCGACTCCGAGAAGGAATTCGACCGCACCATCGTTTACATCAAGGACACCATCGATGCGCTGAAGAAGCTCGACAACGACAACTCGCGCTTCCAGATCGTCGACGGCACCATCGGCCAGATCCGCCGCTCCCCGCTCGGCATCACGCTGTGCCTGGGGCCGTACAACTACCCAATGAACGAAACCTTTACCACGCTGATCCCGGCGCTGATCATGGGCAACGTGGTACTGCTGAAGCCGCCCAAGTTCGGCACGCTGCTGTACTACCCGATGCTCGAAGCGTTCCGCAGCGCCTTCCCGGCCGGGGTGATCAACACCGTGTACGGCAAGGGCTCGGAACTGGTGCCGCACCTGATGAGCAGCGGCAAGATCAACGTGCTGGCGCTGATCGGCTCCAGCCGCGTGGCCGACCAGCTCAAGAAGGCGCACCCGAAGTCCAACCGTCTGCGTGCCGTGCTCGGCCTCGACGCCAAGAACGCCGCCATCATCCTGCCGGACGCCGACCTCGACCTCGCGGTGAAGGAATGCATCGCCGGCTCGCTGTCGTTCAACGGCCAGCGCTGCACCGCGATCAAGATGATCCTGGTGCACCAGTCGATCGCCGAAGCCTTCCTGCGCCGCTTCAGCGAAGCGGTCAACGCGCTCAATGTTGGCATGCCGTGGGAAAAGGGTGTGATGGTGACGCCGCTGCCGGACCACGAGAAGTGCAACTACCTGACCGAGTGCGTCGAGGACGCCAAGGCCAAGGGGGCCAAAGTGATCAACGAAGGCGGCGGTACGGTGGCCGAGACGCTGTTCCACCCGGCGGTGGTGTTCCCGGTCAAGGAAGGCATGAAGCTGTACCGCGAAGAACAGTTCGGGCCGGTGATCCCGGTGGCGCCGTTCGAGGACATCGAGGAGGCGCTGGACTACGTGATCAGCTCGGACTACGGCCAGCAGGTGAGCCTGTTCGGCACCGACCCGCACCAGATCGCCGCGCTGGTCGATCCGCTGGTGAACCAGGTCTGCCGCGTCAACATCAACTGCCAGTGCCAGCGCGGTCCGGACGTGTTCCCGTTCGCCGGGCGCAAGGATTCGGCGGAGGGGACGCTGTCGGTGCACGATGCACTGCGCGCGTTCTCGATCCGCTCGATGGTGGCGGCGAAGCAGACCGAGGCGAGCAAGAAGCTGCTGGATGCGATCGTGTTGTCGAATGAGAGTAACTTTATCAATACGCGCTTCATTCTGTGA